One sulfur-oxidizing endosymbiont of Gigantopelta aegis genomic region harbors:
- a CDS encoding NnrS family protein translates to MQIDEAPKKSFALFNLGFRPFFLLAALSAIILMAIWALSYANIIQLNTYYGFVDWHSHEMLFGYAAAVIAGFLLTAVKNWTGVATITKTPLALLAGLWVLARILPFTTMPGILIASVDV, encoded by the coding sequence ATGCAAATCGACGAGGCGCCCAAGAAATCCTTTGCGCTGTTTAATTTAGGCTTCCGTCCATTTTTTTTATTGGCCGCATTATCAGCCATTATTTTAATGGCCATCTGGGCTTTGTCATACGCAAATATCATTCAACTCAATACCTACTATGGTTTTGTTGACTGGCATAGCCATGAAATGCTCTTTGGTTATGCCGCAGCGGTTATTGCAGGTTTCTTGCTGACGGCAGTGAAAAACTGGACCGGCGTGGCTACAATCACCAAAACACCTTTGGCCTTACTGGCCGGGCTCTGGGTGCTCGCGCGTATCCTCCCCTTTACGACAATGCCCGGCATTTTAATTGCCTCAGTTGATGTGTAA
- the tnpA gene encoding IS66 family insertion sequence element accessory protein TnpA, producing MKPETQANSKQFWQDHVNQWNENSISQASYCQEHGLSIKRFGYYKRKLLGATTQTSAMTKGNGFIQLSSPKHYSARTSALIVELPNQLRIEGVTADNVQLVKQLAGLFQ from the coding sequence ATGAAACCAGAAACCCAAGCCAACTCAAAACAATTTTGGCAAGACCACGTTAATCAATGGAATGAAAACAGTATCAGCCAGGCATCCTATTGTCAGGAACATGGGCTATCCATCAAACGTTTTGGCTATTACAAGCGTAAGTTGCTGGGTGCAACAACGCAAACCAGTGCGATGACAAAGGGGAATGGTTTTATTCAACTATCCTCCCCGAAACACTATTCAGCCCGCACCTCAGCATTAATTGTAGAATTACCCAATCAGCTACGCATTGAAGGAGTGACTGCCGATAATGTACAGCTGGTAAAACAATTAGCAGGACTGTTCCAATGA
- the tnpC gene encoding IS66 family transposase, which translates to MLSVIEQKNHRIKILEEALRLARSKRFAPSSEKSDGQERLFDEAEQAADDEGLPEPKTTSPKKKEKTGRKPFSKTIPRVPVFIDLTDEEKAGAIEVFYTKVREELDIIPAKVQILEYFQEKAVFAGTNDTDSRSMKAAVMPKHPLPKSMGSIHLMAHIIISKYADGLPLYRMEGILSRYGGDITRATMANWAIKLAHQFQPLINLMREHQLSGDIIQMDETVLKVLKEPGLSAHSNKYMWVSRGGPPGQPSVLFEYDPSRKKEVPLRLLDGFSGYLQTDGYAGYNAVCAQNNATSVGCWDHTRRKFKDSQTAQPKKKSNQKPTKADVALAHINKLYLIEREIKEASVNEKFKVRQKQSLPLLEKIRTWVDNTLGKVPNDSLTGKALTYINNQWPKLTVYCEDGRLNISNVLAENAIRPFCVGRKAWLFSDTPKGAHASAVHYSFIETAKANDIEPYTYMVYVLTQLPYADTVEKLEALLPWNFKKSELEKVKNAVR; encoded by the coding sequence TTGTTGAGTGTCATTGAACAGAAAAACCACCGTATAAAAATACTGGAAGAAGCCCTTCGTCTGGCTCGTAGTAAACGCTTTGCACCCAGCAGTGAAAAAAGTGATGGTCAGGAACGCTTATTTGATGAAGCTGAGCAGGCGGCTGACGATGAGGGGCTCCCTGAACCTAAAACCACTTCGCCTAAGAAGAAAGAAAAAACAGGCAGGAAGCCTTTCTCAAAGACTATTCCAAGAGTCCCTGTCTTCATCGATCTGACAGATGAAGAAAAAGCCGGTGCCATTGAGGTTTTTTACACTAAAGTCAGAGAAGAGCTGGATATCATTCCAGCTAAAGTCCAAATACTGGAATACTTCCAGGAAAAAGCCGTCTTTGCAGGCACCAATGACACAGACAGTCGTTCAATGAAAGCTGCGGTCATGCCAAAACATCCATTACCTAAATCAATGGGCAGTATTCACCTGATGGCACACATCATTATCTCAAAATATGCCGATGGTTTGCCTCTGTATCGAATGGAAGGCATATTATCACGCTATGGCGGCGATATAACCCGAGCCACCATGGCCAATTGGGCTATTAAACTGGCTCATCAGTTCCAGCCGCTCATCAACCTCATGCGAGAACATCAACTGTCGGGTGACATCATCCAAATGGATGAAACGGTGCTCAAAGTATTAAAAGAGCCGGGACTCAGTGCTCATTCGAACAAATACATGTGGGTCAGTCGTGGCGGGCCACCTGGACAACCCAGTGTGCTGTTTGAATACGATCCTTCTCGTAAGAAGGAAGTACCACTGCGCCTGCTTGATGGCTTTAGCGGCTATCTGCAAACCGATGGCTATGCCGGTTACAATGCCGTGTGTGCACAAAATAATGCCACATCGGTCGGCTGCTGGGATCACACTCGCCGTAAATTCAAAGATTCTCAGACGGCACAACCAAAGAAAAAGAGCAATCAAAAGCCTACAAAAGCCGATGTGGCACTGGCCCATATCAATAAGCTGTATTTAATTGAGCGTGAGATAAAAGAAGCCAGTGTTAATGAAAAATTTAAGGTTCGTCAGAAACAGAGCCTGCCGCTTCTTGAGAAAATAAGAACATGGGTCGATAACACCCTGGGCAAAGTGCCGAACGACAGCTTGACAGGAAAAGCACTCACCTATATTAATAATCAATGGCCTAAGCTGACTGTTTATTGTGAAGATGGTCGGTTGAATATCAGTAATGTGCTGGCAGAAAATGCTATCCGTCCATTCTGCGTGGGTAGAAAGGCCTGGTTATTTTCAGATACGCCAAAGGGTGCACATGCCAGTGCAGTTCATTATAGTTTTATTGAAACCGCTAAGGCCAATGATATTGAGCCATATACGTATATGGTCTATGTATTAACCCAATTACCTTATGCGGATACGGTTGAAAAGCTGGAAGCATTGCTTCCCTGGAATTTTAAAAAATCAGAATTGGAAAAGGTAAAGAACGCTGTTCGTTAA
- a CDS encoding transposase family protein: MNFGLFKSAKKKHLSFSALKQAISLHFHAIKDSRVQGKCDYSQHDVLMSAFACMYFQDPSLSEFQKQMEEEQNQNNLRTLFNVEKIPKNSQLRDILDLIPSKTFAPAFKDLFERLRRHKHLEEYAILPNTLLCVIDGTQYYSSKQIHCDCCLHKEHRTGEITYSHAVLQGAIMHPDKKQVLPVMPEAIQNTDGTKKQDCESNAAKRFIANLKKAHPRQGFMICGDGLMSHQPMIEDIIEEMMHYLLVAKPGDHTYLFEWLEAFSELPSMDWIDEKGHQHHYRWKNNVPLHGEKNAIEVNFFEYTLTNTAGKIIYRNSWVTDIKISEHNIQTMTQAGRCRWKIENECFNTLKNQGYHIEHNYGHGKKHLSFNMYLLTLLAFYFHQIFELTDGAYQACRKKFGSKKLMWEKFRGVITFFVMDSWEHLMDFLLYRDDYEEMRPVKIRK, from the coding sequence GTGAATTTTGGCCTCTTTAAGTCAGCAAAAAAAAAACATTTAAGTTTTTCTGCCCTGAAACAGGCCATCTCACTGCACTTTCATGCAATCAAAGATAGCCGAGTACAAGGAAAGTGTGATTACAGTCAACATGATGTGCTTATGAGTGCTTTTGCCTGCATGTATTTTCAAGATCCCTCTTTAAGTGAATTTCAGAAACAGATGGAAGAGGAACAGAATCAAAATAATTTACGCACTCTTTTTAATGTTGAAAAAATTCCTAAAAATAGTCAACTAAGAGACATTTTGGATCTCATACCCTCTAAAACATTTGCACCTGCATTTAAAGATTTATTTGAACGACTCAGACGACATAAGCATCTTGAAGAGTATGCCATATTACCCAACACATTGCTTTGTGTTATTGATGGCACGCAATATTATTCCTCTAAGCAAATCCATTGTGACTGTTGTCTTCATAAAGAACATAGAACGGGTGAAATAACCTACAGTCATGCTGTTTTACAAGGTGCCATTATGCACCCCGATAAAAAACAAGTGCTCCCTGTCATGCCTGAAGCAATACAAAATACGGATGGTACAAAAAAACAGGATTGTGAAAGTAATGCAGCCAAACGTTTTATAGCCAATCTAAAAAAAGCACATCCAAGACAAGGATTTATGATTTGTGGTGATGGTTTGATGTCACATCAACCTATGATAGAAGATATAATTGAAGAAATGATGCATTATTTATTGGTTGCCAAACCTGGTGATCACACATATTTATTTGAATGGCTTGAAGCATTTTCTGAACTCCCATCAATGGACTGGATTGACGAAAAAGGGCACCAACATCATTATCGATGGAAAAATAATGTCCCTTTACATGGCGAAAAAAATGCCATTGAAGTTAACTTTTTTGAATATACCCTCACCAATACCGCAGGGAAAATTATCTACCGAAATAGCTGGGTCACCGACATAAAGATCAGTGAACATAATATTCAAACAATGACCCAGGCGGGTCGATGTCGTTGGAAAATAGAAAACGAATGTTTCAACACATTAAAGAACCAAGGCTATCACATTGAGCATAATTATGGTCATGGGAAGAAGCACCTGAGCTTTAATATGTATCTGTTAACCTTGCTGGCTTTTTATTTCCATCAAATTTTTGAATTAACCGATGGGGCTTATCAAGCTTGTCGTAAAAAGTTTGGCTCTAAAAAATTAATGTGGGAAAAGTTCAGAGGGGTTATTACCTTTTTTGTGATGGACTCCTGGGAACATTTAATGGATTTTTTATTGTACAGAGACGATTATGAGGAGATGAGACCTGTAAAAATAAGAAAATAA
- the plsY gene encoding glycerol-3-phosphate 1-O-acyltransferase PlsY → MPIEPISSVFLTSALSLFAYLFGSISAAIITCKVMGLPDPRTQGSNNPGATNVMRIGGKKAAAITLLGDMLKGLLPVLIAMAITREELTLALVAAAAFLGHLYPIFFGFKGGKGVATSFGVILGVSWPVAIAMMLTWLGVAYGLKISSMSALVAAALAPFYFWWLTGSNVYVIMAVLISSLLIWRHRSNIKRLLDGTEK, encoded by the coding sequence GTGCCAATCGAACCTATTTCAAGTGTTTTTTTAACCAGTGCTTTAAGCCTTTTTGCCTATCTCTTTGGCTCTATTTCTGCGGCGATCATTACCTGCAAGGTCATGGGACTGCCCGATCCAAGAACTCAGGGCTCAAATAACCCCGGTGCCACCAATGTGATGCGCATCGGGGGCAAAAAAGCGGCTGCGATTACGCTATTGGGTGATATGTTGAAAGGCTTGCTACCGGTCTTGATTGCCATGGCGATTACTCGAGAGGAACTCACCCTGGCATTGGTGGCTGCTGCTGCTTTTCTCGGTCATCTCTACCCCATCTTTTTTGGCTTTAAAGGCGGCAAAGGGGTAGCAACTTCCTTTGGGGTGATTTTAGGTGTTAGCTGGCCAGTGGCGATTGCGATGATGCTAACCTGGTTAGGAGTGGCTTATGGCTTGAAAATTTCTTCTATGTCAGCCTTGGTCGCTGCGGCACTTGCCCCGTTCTATTTTTGGTGGCTGACGGGCTCAAATGTTTATGTGATTATGGCCGTGCTTATCTCCAGTCTGCTGATTTGGCGTCATCGTAGCAATATTAAACGCCTATTGGATGGGACTGAGAAATAA
- the tsaD gene encoding tRNA (adenosine(37)-N6)-threonylcarbamoyltransferase complex transferase subunit TsaD, whose amino-acid sequence MKVLGIETSCDETGIAIYDDQQGILAEALYSQIALHAEYGGVVPELASRDHVRRIIPLIDEVMKQAHCQPDDIGGIAYTSGPGLMGALMVGAAVGRSLAWTWKCPSIGVHHMEGHLLAPMLEDQPPEFPFLALLVSGGHTLLVDVSGIGQYKIIGESLDDAVGEAFDKTAKMLGLAYPGGPIIAKLALEGRDGRYKFPRPMVNRPGLDMSFSGLKTFVLNTWAKSDKSEQTKADVAFAFQEAVVDTLAIKCKRALKETGHQRLVIAGGVSANERLRERLTELAQSTSTTSLTVFYPRMQFCTDNGAMIAFAGLQRLIAGETDGEGFSTTPRWPLGDLKAPGA is encoded by the coding sequence ATGAAAGTATTAGGTATTGAAACATCCTGTGACGAGACAGGCATTGCGATCTATGATGATCAACAAGGTATATTAGCAGAGGCATTATACAGTCAAATCGCCTTACATGCCGAATATGGTGGCGTTGTGCCGGAGTTGGCATCCCGCGATCATGTCCGGCGTATCATTCCGCTAATTGATGAGGTGATGAAGCAAGCTCATTGTCAGCCAGATGATATTGGCGGCATCGCTTATACCTCTGGACCGGGTCTAATGGGTGCCTTAATGGTTGGCGCAGCAGTGGGACGCTCTCTGGCGTGGACGTGGAAGTGTCCCAGTATTGGCGTACATCATATGGAAGGCCATTTATTAGCCCCCATGTTGGAAGACCAGCCACCTGAATTTCCTTTTCTGGCACTATTAGTTTCCGGTGGGCATACTTTATTGGTCGATGTCAGTGGCATTGGGCAATATAAAATCATTGGTGAATCCTTGGATGATGCCGTTGGTGAGGCCTTCGATAAGACTGCAAAAATGCTTGGTTTGGCTTATCCTGGTGGCCCCATCATTGCCAAATTAGCACTGGAAGGTCGTGACGGTCGTTATAAATTCCCTCGCCCGATGGTCAACCGACCGGGCTTGGATATGAGTTTTAGCGGCTTAAAAACCTTTGTTTTAAACACCTGGGCTAAATCTGATAAAAGTGAACAGACCAAAGCGGATGTGGCCTTTGCTTTTCAGGAAGCGGTGGTGGACACTCTGGCGATTAAATGTAAACGGGCGTTAAAAGAAACAGGACATCAACGACTGGTCATTGCTGGTGGTGTCAGTGCCAATGAACGCCTACGCGAACGTCTGACGGAATTAGCTCAATCAACATCAACAACATCGCTGACAGTATTTTATCCACGCATGCAATTTTGTACGGATAATGGCGCAATGATTGCTTTTGCAGGCTTACAGCGTTTAATTGCAGGCGAAACAGATGGTGAAGGTTTTTCAACCACACCCCGCTGGCCTTTAGGCGATTTAAAAGCGCCAGGGGCTTAA
- a CDS encoding NnrS family protein, translating into MNNARWLSAYVDVAFFFFLALAVAHPIVKAKQWTNLIMVFILSVFMLADILVQAQHLGLLATGVASGNLMALYSILLIIQVLTGRVMPFFTRAVVPGTEIIDRPILEKILLITLILLALADILALNNILTAALAAVLLIAHLLRVSPWFSKPVLDIPILWVLYAGYLWFLIGFALKVMVGFGWVTNNLAIHAWTVGVIGITTYGMMARVSLGHTGREMLPSKLAIIGFYLLFVAVIMRVILPLFFVSLYTMWVDIAAILWCLAFILFAIAYIPVLTQPRVDGGEG; encoded by the coding sequence TTGAATAACGCTAGATGGTTAAGCGCTTACGTTGATGTTGCTTTCTTTTTCTTCTTAGCACTGGCAGTGGCGCATCCTATTGTAAAGGCAAAGCAATGGACTAACCTTATTATGGTGTTTATTCTCAGTGTCTTTATGCTTGCGGATATCTTAGTGCAAGCTCAACATCTGGGACTTCTAGCCACCGGCGTTGCCAGTGGAAATCTCATGGCGCTGTATAGTATTTTATTGATCATTCAAGTATTAACGGGTCGTGTGATGCCTTTCTTTACCCGTGCGGTCGTGCCGGGCACCGAAATTATTGACCGGCCGATATTAGAAAAAATATTATTAATCACTCTGATACTTCTGGCACTGGCGGATATTTTAGCCTTAAACAATATTTTGACTGCAGCTTTAGCGGCGGTTTTACTCATTGCACACCTCCTGAGGGTGAGCCCATGGTTTTCAAAACCTGTTCTGGACATTCCTATTTTATGGGTGCTCTATGCCGGTTATTTGTGGTTTCTGATAGGCTTTGCACTAAAAGTTATGGTGGGCTTTGGCTGGGTAACGAATAACCTTGCTATTCATGCCTGGACTGTTGGCGTGATCGGCATCACCACTTATGGCATGATGGCAAGAGTTTCACTCGGTCATACGGGGCGTGAAATGTTACCCTCAAAGCTGGCCATTATTGGTTTTTATCTACTCTTTGTCGCGGTGATTATGCGGGTTATTTTACCTCTGTTTTTCGTTAGCCTTTATACAATGTGGGTTGATATCGCTGCAATACTCTGGTGTCTGGCATTTATTCTCTTTGCCATTGCCTATATCCCTGTTTTAACCCAGCCAAGAGTGGATGGAGGAGAGGGCTGA
- a CDS encoding SirB2 family protein, whose translation MTFYEFVKYLHVTAIILSISGFIIRVILKLNDSPSQRKYWFKKLPHKVDTLLLASALTMVYLLGVNPFTTFWLAEKMTGLLIYILLGMIALRWGKPNRFELLLL comes from the coding sequence ATGACTTTTTATGAATTTGTAAAATATCTGCACGTCACTGCGATTATCTTATCCATCAGTGGCTTTATTATTCGCGTTATTTTAAAACTCAATGACTCTCCCTCACAGCGCAAATACTGGTTCAAAAAATTACCTCATAAAGTGGATACCTTGTTACTGGCCAGTGCCCTGACAATGGTTTATCTCTTAGGCGTTAATCCCTTCACCACCTTCTGGCTTGCAGAAAAAATGACGGGACTACTGATTTATATCCTACTGGGGATGATTGCTTTACGCTGGGGAAAACCAAATCGATTCGAATTATTGCTGCTCTGA